The sequence CCGTGGGCGGTGTCGTGGTATGGCCGGAAGAAGGCCATCTGGACGGTGATCAACGCGAAAGAAGACTTTTTCGCGGTGAGCGACTTTCAGAAGCCCGTCTCGGCACTCTATCTGACCCAGCGCACCACGGACGCAAAATTTCATTCGCAGATGGTCAAGCCTCAGGCGACGAGCTGGGAGTGGTTTATTTTGCAGGGCCTGGTGAAGACCAACTTGCCGTCGGGATTTCCACTCAAAAAATCGGCGGGAGGATTCGAGACGGTGGGCCATTTTTACCTCACGGACCGGGAACGCTGGCTGAAATAAGCGGAAATTCAGAAATGCGAAAGTGGCTCGCCTTATGAGTTTTCTGGGAGTTTTCCGTTTGACACCAATTCTGTTTGAACGTAAAACCTGCCTGCATTTCAAATAATCAAGCTGTTTGAGGGTAACGTCTTTCCCTGGAAACGGACATCGTATCGCTATGAACAAAATTCTTGCATCCGCCAGTATGGCTGCTGTGGGCGCCTTGGGGTTGAACGCTGCTGACACCCAAATCCTGAGCCCGCTCGAAACCGGCAAACCCTGGAGTATCTCCGCAGGTTTGCGCGGATTCTATGACGACAACTACGCCATGCGTCCGGACGGGGCTGCTCGCGAGAGCTATGGGTTTGAGGTGACCCCTTCCGCGAAGTTCAATATTTTTCACCATCAAACGCGCTACTCGCTTTCGTATGATTACATCATGCGATACTTCGAGGATCGCGTGAATGATTCCGCCGACCACAGTCATCTGGTGAATGGCGCGATCAATCACCGGTTCAACGAGCATCACAAGGTGGATCTGAGCAATTCCTTCGTGGTAGCGCGCGAACCCGAGTTGCTGGAACCGACCGGCCCGACCACGGCGCCGATTCTTCGGAGCGATTCCAACAACATCAACAATCGCGCTTCCGCCGCTTATACCGCTGACTGGACTTCCGTCCTGAGCACGGTGGTGGGGTATGGCAATACGATTTACGATTACGACGAAAGCGGGCCTGGCAGCTATTCGGCGATTCTCGACCGCATGCAGCATTTGATCTCGGGCAGCCTCCGGTTCCGGGTGGCCTCGAGCACGATCGCTTCGGTCGGTTATCAATTCGGGATCGTCGATTATCGCGGCAAGGATTCTCTGGCCTTTGCGGCGCCGTTCGTGAGTCCCAACGTTCGCGACAATGAATCCCATTATCTGTTCGCAGGGTTGGATCATTATTTTAACCCGACTCTGAACTTTTCCGGACGTGTGGGTGTCCAACTTACCGATTACACCGGTTCGCTTCCTGGGTCGCCTGATGATAAAACCTCGCCCTACGCCGACGGCAGCCTTTCCTGGAATTACACCACGGGCAGCACGCTTCAAGTGGGGGTGCGTCACGAGCGGGTACCCACGGATGTCGCCCTGTTCAACGTCGGGTTGCCGACGCTCGACATGGTCAGCACCGCGGCTTACGTCCTCGTCCGCCACCAACTCACCGCCAAATTGCGCGCCGGCTTCACGGCTCAGTACCAGCATTCTACGTTCAACGACAATATCCCGGGCGACTTGGTGGACGATTACTGGACCCTGGGAGCGAATGTCGCCTACCAATTCAACCAGTATATTGCAGCGGAATTGGGCTACGCCTACGACAACCTCGATTCGGACTTGGTCGACCGTGGGTTTGATCGCAGCCGGGTCTTCCTGGGCGTGCGGTTTACCTACTAAGCCCTTCAGTTAACTTTGACGGGAGGCTGGACCAACATCTAGCCTCCTTTTTTTTCCATGGAATCAGTCAAGAACGCCCCTCAGTCCGAATCCAAGCTCCATTTCCTCGATTATTGGCGCATCATTCGCATCCGGAAGAGCGTCATTCTGCTGGTGTTCTTGCTCGTGGTCATCACGACGACCGCCGTCACGTTGATCCTCCCCCCTCAATACCTCAGCATGGTTCGCATCGCCGTGGAAAAGGACGCCACGGACATTTCGGGTCTCTTCCAAAGGGACAGCATTCAAGTTTACGATCCCTATTTCATTCAGACTGAGTTCGAGAAGATCACCTCGAAGAAGGTGCTGCATAAAGTCATTGAAGACATGGGGCTCAACAACGAATGGGCCAAGAGGTATAACTCGGAAGGTCCGCTGAAGACCTCCGAGACTTACGAGATTTTGAAGCGGCACATTGATGTCCGCCAAACCCGGAATACGAGTCTGATTGAGATCAGCGTCCGCAGCGAAGATCGGCGGGAAGCGGCCAATCTATGCAATAAAATTGCGGAAACGTACAAGGAGAACCGGCTCAGTCTCCGCCGTGACATGTCCGACAAGGGCATCACCAAACTCAAGGATGAGTATCAATTGCAGTTGGCCAGGGTTCATTCGTTGCAGAGCAATGCGGCCGAGTTGCGCCTCAGGTTGAAGATCTCGGATTACGTGGCCGAAGGCAACGCCCCGGTCACCACTCTCGAACCGGAGACGGTCCGGCGGCTCGAGAACGAACACCTGGCGGCCCGCGGCGAGTTGGCATTTTACACCGCGAAGCTCGACGATTTGCGCAGCATGAACCGGGAAAACCTTCGCAAGGCCATTCTCTCGGCCGAGCCGGACGACCTGTTGAAGGATCTTTTTCTCCGCCTGAACGACACCGAGCAGCGGTGGTCCGCGCTGAACAAGGATGTGGGTGATTTGCACCCAGAAGTGATCAAAACCAAAGCCTTGCTCAGCACCCTCAACACGCAGATTGAGGCGCGTATCGATGGGATCCTCATGGGATTGGGAAGCCGGTTGAAAGCCACGACTCAACGGGCCCTCGAGCTGTCGAACCAAGTGGCGGTGGCCATCGAGAAGGACGCCAAGGCCGCCAGCGAATACCGGCCCTATTTCTTGATCAAAGGAGAGTTGGAGACGGAGAAGCGGATCCTGGAGACGATGAAGTTCAAGATCGTCCAGGAGGAGGTGGACTTGAGCCTTCCCAAGAGCTCGATCGTGGAAGTCACGGACCGGGCGGAAGAGAGCCAAAAACCTTTCCGGCCGAATATTCCGCTGAACATTGGTTTGGGCGTGGTGGTGGGTCTTCTGATCGGAGTGGGCCTGGCCTTCTTCATTGAGTATCTCGACACGAGCGTGAAGACCATTGACGACGTGGAGCGCGCTTTGCAGGCGCCGGTGCTGGGCGTGATTCCGCAGAACGTGGGCTCGTTGCTGGAGGAAGGGGCGGACAGCCCGCATGCCGAAGCTTACCGGGTGTTGAGAACCAATGTCTTGTTCTCCCAGAAAGACCCTCAGAAGAACACGTTGACGGTGGTGAGCGGTGGCGCGGGTGAAGGCAAATCCACCACGATTTTCAATCTGGCCACCATCTTTGCCCAGCATGGGAGCCGGGTTTTGGTGGTGGATTCGGATCTGCGCCGCCCGAGCCTGCACAAGATTCTGAAGGTCTCGAACACCGTGGGACTGACCAACTACCTCCTCAAACAGAACTCGCTGGAGGAGGTCATTCAGACGACCAAACAGCCGGGGTTGGATTTTCTGCCGAGCGGCAAGTTGCCCAGCAGTTCCCTGGGTATTTTGAATTCGACCCAAATGCGAGAGTTCATTCGCGAGGCCAAAAAGCGTTACGATTACGTGTTCTTCGATTCTCCGCCCATCATGGGTGTCAGCGACGCCTCGATCCTGGCAAGCGAGGTTGATTTGGCGCTGTTGGTGATTCAATATCGCAAATACCCGCAGGCCATGACCGTTCGTGCCAAGCAGATGGTCGAGAAGGTGGGCGGGACATTGCTGGGAGTTGTGCTCAACAACATCAATATTTCCCAGGATTCTTACTACTACTACTACAGCGGTTATTATTACGATTACTACTCCCGGAACGATGAGGGCGGGGGCAAAAAGAACGGGGAACACAAGAAGGCCGCCGCCCAAGCCGGGGAAACGCCGGAACGGGGTGGCGGAGTGGAGATCAAGCAAAAGTATTGACCCTTGCGGTTGGATTGTTGGAATCGTGGCGCTCATGAAGCTCGTTCGATCATTCTTTTTTTCCTCCCTTTGGGAAAAGGCCAGGCCTCGGCTCGCGGTCCATTTTCTTTGGCTACTCCCGGCGATGGCTTTGACGACCGGTTGTGAAACCACCGGCGGAGGACTCGGGAGTTCCACTTCGCCTGCGCCCGGTGCGGCGGCGAAGGCTCCTGTCGCGCCCGCCCCCGAAGCGCCTCCCGTGGTCCGCGGCGATGTGCTCAGGCCCAACGACATGGTGTCGGTTCTTTTCTCGGGTCTGGCTTCCGCTCCCAATCGCCACGACGAGCGCATCAAAGATGACGGGAGTTTGACTCTGCCTCTGAATTTGCGCATCCAGGCGGCGGGTAAAACCCCCGGCCAGTTGCAAAGGGATATTTATAACCTCTACGTTCCGGCTTATTTCCGCGAACAATTGACGGTCACGGTGGCTCCGGAAAATCGGTTCTTCTTCGTCGATGGCGATGTGCGGACCCCGAACCGTTACGTCTACGCGGGCGAGATGACCGTGCTCAAGGCCATTTCCGCTGCCGGAGGATTCACGGATTTCGCCAACCGCAAGAATGTCATCCTGAACCGGTCCAACGGAGAGAAGCTCATCATCAATTGCGAGAAGGCCGCGAAGAATCCCACCTTGGACAAGCCGGTTTATCCCGGGGATCAGATTATCGTCAAACGCAGGCTCATCTGACCCTGGCTTAGCCGTGCTGCGCGGGGTTGGTTGTGCGGGGTGTTCGCCGTTTTGATTCAACTTCGTGTCATGAATGGCCCCGGTGCGGGTTCCACTTGGGTGGCCAGTTCTCTCCCTGCAAGCTTTGGGAGGAGTCCAGCGGACGGCTTGCGTTGCGAAGCCAAAGGAGTCTGGGAGGGGCACTTCAACGTCCGCCTCGAAAAGGATGGTGTCTTTGTGCTCTCGGCCCGGGCAGAGGCGTTCTGCAGGGTCAATGGGTCTCCTGTTTCGGAAGTTCCCCTGCGTCATGGAGACGTCATCGACGCTGGAGAGATGAAGTTGTGTTTTGGATTTGCGGATGCGCCGCAAAAGTCACTCCGGGCGAGGGAAGTCCTGGCCTGGGTGTTGATCCTCGGCTTGGGTTTGTTGCAGTTGATCGTGGCGGCGCTGTTATTCTGAACCTTTGAGCCTTCAGCGGTTGGTTTTGGATTTCGCCCGCTGCTGGCGGAAGAAGTCCAAGAGCAAACTCCGGCATTCCTCTTCGCGAACCCCTCGAGTGATGTCGGACTTGTGGTTGAGTCCTTCAAACTGAAGGAGATTCATGGCGCTGCCCGCGGCCCCGGCTTTGGCGTCGGAGACTCCGAATACCACACGGGAGAGTCGTGCATGCACGATCGCGCCCGCGCACATGGGACAAGGTTCTTTGGTGGCGAAGAGGGTGCAATCCGTGAGCCGCCAATCGCCAATCGCGGCTTCGGCTTGAGTAATGGCCAGCATCTCGGCGTGGGCCGTGGCGTCTTTGAGCAGCTCCACCTGATTCCAGGACCGCGCGATCACGCGCCCCGCGCGAACGATGACCGCACCCACCGGAACTTCGTCGTGTTCCCAGGCGCGGCGAGCGAGCCGCAGAGCCTCACCCATGAAGTAGGCGTCACTGTTGAGGTCGATGGGAGGTTCCATGAATGGATTCTTCGAGATGCCAGCTGACTTCCGACGCGCTGCTCCAAATTCCGTGGGCCGCGAAAAAACCACCGCGATGTTTCCAAAACTGCGGCCAGAGAAAATCTCGATCGGTATCCGGGAGGTCGAGCCGATCCAAAGCGGTTCGGGAGTAAAATGCGAACACACCTTCCTCGTGAGGAGGAGGGGGCTTTTCCAGCTTTCGTCGAATTTCGAAAAGAAACATCAACCAATGGGTCGTGCCTTGGTAGGCCGCTTCGGAGACGAGGCCGGTCAAACGCAAGTCGCTCTCGGAAAGGGCCAAATTCATTTCCTCGCCGGCTTCGCGGCAGGCGCAGCGATAGGGCGACTCGCCGAGCCAGGTTTTGAGTTTGCCCCCCGGCGGGCTCCATCGCCCCCGGTTCGGCTCCCGCGTGCGATGGAGCAACAACACTTCGTCCTGGGCATTGAAGCCGTAAAGCAACGTGGAGATCTTGTGGGGAAAATCCATCGGCGGCAGTGAAGCAAGAACGCCGGATCATTTCTACTGCCATTTCATTCCAGGAATTCTAAATTGCTGGCGTGAGTTCGATTCCACTTCTCCGAGCAGAAAACGGCAAGATTCTTCCTGCCGACACGCCCGAAGCTTTTGCCCAGTCCGTGGCGCTGGCTGCGGATTGGTTGAAGCGCGGTAGCGTGGTGGTCCTCCCGACCGAAACCGTCTATGGACTGGCGGCGAGTGCTTGGAATGAAAGGGCGATTGAGGAGATCTATCGCCTCAAGGGACGGCCTGCTTCCAATCCCCTCATTGTGCATGTGTCAGGCATGGAAATGGCCAAAGCCAGTGTGAACGATTGGCCTGAAGCGGCCGATCAACTGGCGAGAGCCTTTTGGCCGGGTCCGCTGACGCTCGTTTTGCCCAAGCGCTCTGTAATACCGGACAGGGTGACGGCAGGCGGGTCGACGGTGGCTGTGCGCTGGCCTTCACATCCCATCTTTCAGGCGGTGCTGGAGCAATGCGGATTTCCGCTGGCCGCGCCCAGCGCGAATCGGTCCAACAAAACCTCTCCAACGGCAGCGACTCAGGTCTTGCAGAGCCTTGGTGAAAACGCCCCCTGGATTGTTGATGGAGGTCCATGCCCCGTTGGCATTGAATCGACCGTGGTGGATGTTGCGGGAAAAGTTCCGAGAGTTCTGCGGGCCGGGATGATTTCGAGGGAGGCGATTGAGAGAGTTCTGGGCCGGAGTGTTGGCACGGCGCAGTCAGAAACCTTGGCGGGGAATGAAGTCGAGACGCTCCGCAGTCCTGGTTTGATGCGGTCCCACTATGCACCGCGGGCGGATTTGTGGACTGGGCGATGGAAGCACGGGAAGAGTGCGCGCATTGCCTTGACTGGAATGGGCCTCAAAATGGAGCAAGTGGCTGTCATTTCTCACACCATCATACCTGAAGGTTTCGAGCGAGTGATCGTCTTGCCGAATGATCCTGAAGCGTATGCGAGGGGGATGTATGCCGCCTGGCATCGATGTGATGAAGAGGGGGTTGCGGCGATCTTGGTCGAGGAGCCACCCGACGGTCAGGCTTGGGAAGGGATCTGGGATCGACTGAGAAGGGCGTCGAGAGGTCGACTCGAAGGGGGAATTTAATTATTACAATATGTTAATGTGCAATGACTTGATTCGAAAGTCGATCCCATGAAAAGGGGTAGTTTTTGGATCTGGAAAGTTGAGTTGGGATCGTCGATCAAGTGAAAACGAAACTTGTTGAATTGGATGTGATTTTGGATAGGTTTGGGGTGTGCGAAGTCCGGCCTGCCAAAGTTGGCGCTCCTCGCGACAGCGAGGGGGGCGAAAATGTTCAAAAAACTGTTTGACACATCCTTGATGCTTTGAGAGCCTGAGCGCACACACGGAATAACCAAGCAACAAAATGAGAACAAAAGCACTACTACTTACAGCCGCATTTGCTGCGGCAGGTGTCGCCGCTGCGTCCGCGCAGGTTTACTCAGTGAACGCGGTGGGCTACGTGAATGTGTCGGTCCCCAAGGGCTTCTCGATGATTGCCAACCCTCTCAAGGCTTCGGCAAACACGGTGGGTGCCTTGCTGGCATCTGCTCCCGATGGCACGACCGTTTACAAATTCAGCGGTGGCAAATTCGGCGTCAACACCAAGGACTTCGGTGAATTTGCGAATGGCGCTGAGACGATGAATCCGGGCGAAGGTGCTTTCATTGAAGCTTCGAGCGCGTTCACGGTGACGTTTGTTGGGGAAGTGCCTCAGGGTGCTCTCTCCCAGAACATTCCTGCTGGATTTTCGATTCAAGCCTCTCAAGTTCCTCAAAAGGGACAACTGGATACTGTTTTGAAGTTCCCTGCGGCTGATGGTGACACTGTCTATCGATACAACAATGGGAGTGGACGTTACAGCATTCACGCCTATGACTTCGGCGCTTGGGACAATCCGCCGTCTCCTGAAGTGGGTGAAGCCTTCTTCGTGAACAAGGCTGCAGCTGCGCAATGGAAGCGCGATTTCTCGGTCAACAACTAACCTGGAGTATCCTTAGAAACCCAACCAAACTATGAAAAAACTTCTAACTGTGGCCGCGCTGCTGGTGGTTGCTTATGCAACTCAGGCGCAAGGCACTGTGAACTTCAACAACAAAACTGGTGGCGTCGATTCTCCCGTGTTTGATGTCGGAGGCACGACCAAGCTTGCTGGTCCGGCCTTCCTGGCTGGTCTCTATGAAGGAGATACACTCCTGGGTGCCACGGCCCCGTTCCGAACGGGTACTGGCGCAGGCTATTGGAATCCGGCTCCGGACAGCTCTCGCGCAACGAGCGTTGCTCCTGGTGCGAACGCGACTCTGACAGTGCGCGCTTGGGAAGCCTCCGGCGGTGCTAACTACGCTGCGGCTCTGTCTGCCGGCAAGAAGACTGGAAAGTCTGATGCTGTGACCGTTGCCACGGGTGGCGCTGGTTCTCCTCCGAGCCTGCCCGCCGTTCTGACCGGACTGAAGAGCTTCAGCTTGGTTCCTGAACCCAGCACGATCGCTCTCGGTGCCCTCGGCGCAGCGGTTCTCCTGTTCCGCCGCCGCAAGTAACACTTGCTGCATCTGTTCTCATTCAGCCGCCCGGAAACGGGCGGCTTTTTTTTTGTTCGAGGGAGAGTGAAGGAAAGAGATGAGCTCACTCAAACCCGTCGTAGAAATCTCGACAGATAAAAAGCACGAGCACTGAAAGTGTGCTACCTAGAAACGGCAATTGCCCTTGATGAAGATTCGCAAGGTCCTGGCGATCGAGCCATTCCGAATCACTCACCTGATCCATAATGGATATGCCTCGTTCTTCGTCATGTCTTTCTCATCCAAGTCTTTGTAAAACATCACCATGTTCAACTATCCTCTTACGGATTAACCCCCACAAGGGCAGAACCGAAGACGGGTTTGCGATGGGGAGGTGGATTCTCGTCACCTTGGTTTTGCTTCAAGTGACGATGGAGCTGCGCGGGACGGGTTGGGAACAAGGAGAAGGATATCGGGTCAAGCAAGTTGATTTCGGCAAGGAGTCCGCATTGGATCGAGTAGGTTTGTTTCCGGTGTCCGCCGATTTCACCGGAATTCGATTTGAGAACCGATTGTCGATCGAGGATGTGGCGGAGAATCGTCTGCTTGAGATTGGTTCCGGGGTCGCTTTGGGGGACATCGATGGTGATGATCGCGTGGACATCTATTTCTGCGGGTTGAAGACGCAGAATCGTCTGTATCGAAACTTGGGCGGCTGGAAGTTTGAAGATGTCAGTGATGCTTCGGGATTGGGTTTGAAAGGAGAGGCGTTTACGGGTGCCGCGCTGGTTGATTTGGATGGCGACGGCGACCTTGACTGCCTTGTGAATTCTCTCGGGGGAGGAACGAAGCTATTCCGTAACGATGGAAAGGGCCGTTTCAGCAAGGTTGACGCTGCTGGATTGCTGGGCCGATCGGGCGCGACCTCGATGGCCCTGGGGGATGTGGATGGCGATGGGGACCTCGACCTCTACGTGACGAATTACCGGTCGGATACCTTTTTTGACTTCCCCCCGGGTCTTCGAACCGAGATGAGGCGGACGAGTCAAGGCGGTTGGGTGGTGGAACCCCGGGCGCGATTTCTGACGCTCGGCATGGGGACGGCGCCGCCGCTGGTGCTTGAGCGTGGGGAGCCGGATGTCTTTTATTTGAACTTGGGGAAGGGCAAGTTTGTGCCGGTTCCCTGGGAAGCTGGGGTGTTCCTGGATGAAGCGGGTGGGGCGCTGAAAGAAGCACCGACAGATTGGGGCATGGCGGCGATGTTTCGGGATTTGAACGGGGACCGTCTGCCGGATCTGTTTGTCTGCAATGATTTTGTCCAGTGGCCAGACCGTTTATGGCTTAACCATGATGGAAATGTGCTCAAGGCGGCCCCTAAAACAGCAGTGCGGGCCTGGAGTGTAGCGTCCATGGCTGTGGATGCGGCGGATATTGATCGGGACGGAGATTTCGATTTGGTCACGGTGGATATGTTGAATCCCTTGCGACAGGCTCGATTTCGCCAGCGTCCGGATCTTCTTTTGGGTAAGGTGGAATGGCCCATGGAGGAGCCGGAGTTTTCGCCGGAGGTGCCTCGAAATGTGCTTCAGCTTAACCGTGGCGACGGCACTTTCATGGAAGTGGGACGTTATGCGAAGCTCGCCGCGTCGGATTGGTCACCGAGCGTCATGTTTTTGGATCTCGATTTGGATGGATGGGAGGATTTGTTGGTCGGCGTCGGCAACTGGCATGACGTTCAGGATATGGACGCGCTCGCTCGTCAAAAGCAGGTTCAGACCAGAAACATTCCGGTCCGTGTGCAGGACCTTCAACACCTTCCGCTGAGGCTGGGCGCGAGCAAAGTGTTCCGAAATAGGCGGAACCTTCAATTCGAAGAAATGAAGGGCGTTTGGGGATTTGGCGGGATTGGGATCGCGCAAGGCATGGCTATGGCGGATCTGGATGGCGATGGGGACCAGGATGTGGTGGTGAATTGCATGAATGAGCCCGCACGGCTTTATCGCAACGACGTCCGTGCCGGGCGTGTGATGGTGCGGCTCGTGGGCGAGAAAGAGAATCGAAGCGGGGTGGGAGCCAAGGTGACGGTGCGGGGTGGACCCGTGACGCAGGCCCAAGAGATCGTGGTCGGAGGGCGTTTTGCTTCCAGTGACGATCCCACCCGGACATTTGCGACGGGGAAAGCTGAGACCGTGGAAATCGAGGTCGATTGGCGGGACGGAAGACGCAGTCTGATTTCGACGGCCAAGGCGAACCGGATTTATGAGATCAACCAGGCCTCCGCTTTAGCCGTCCCAAGCCCGGTTCAAGCGGGGCCGACCCCTTTCTTCGACGATGTGAGTTTACGACTCGGACACCGCCATGAAGACCTGGCCTATGATGACCGATCGCGGCAACCGCTGCTTCCGTTTAAGCTCTCCACGTCCGGGCCTGGTGTGGGTTGGATCGATTTGGATGGAGATGGAGACGACGATTTGATGGTGGCAGGAGGCAAGGGCAGTCGCGTTGCGGTTTTTAGAAACAAGGGCCAGGCACAGTTTGAGAAGTGGACTGGCAGGAGTTCGGAGGCGGCTAATCTCAGGGATCAAACATCCATGGCGGTGTTTGTGGAGGGAGGACAGAAGTTGCCGGGCGCCCTCGTGGTGGAGTCGAATTGGGAGGATGGGGAAAGCTCGGCTCCGGCGGTTGGGCGGCTGGGTATCGTGGGGGCTGACGTCGCTTACGATCGTTGGGATTTCCCCGGCGGCAAGAACACGACGGGGGCGATGGCCGTGGCGGATCTTGATGGCGACGGCGCGTTGGAACTATTTCTGGGAGGGCGCTCCGAGGTTCATCGGTATCCGGTGGCGGCGGAGAGTTTATTCGTCAGGAAGTCAGCGAACAAAGTGGAAGTCCTTCAACGAATGGGGAGCCTGGGCATGGTGCAAGGCGCTGTCTTCACGGATTGGGATGAGGATGGTGACGCGGACCTGGCGGTGTCGGTGGCCTGGGGGCCCATTTGGTTGCTGAAGAATGAGAAGGGGCGATTCAGCGATGTCACGCAGGGGACCGGATTGGAGAGGTATCCCGGATTATGGAACGGAATCGCGGCGGGGGATTTTGATGGAGATGGTAGGATGGACTTGGCCGCGTCCAACTGGGGCATGAATTGGAGGGTTGATCAGCAGGAGGGGCGGCCGGAAGATGTCTGGTTGTATTATGGCGAGTTTGCGGGTGATGGTGTGCTTCATCCTGTTTTGGCTTCGATGGATGAGTTGTTGGGCAAGGTGACTCCGTGGCGGGATCGGAAGACGCTGGCGGCGGCCTTTCCCTGGATCAGTGCCAAGTTTCCCGATCATCTCTCCTTTAGCAAAGCGGGTTTGGAAGAGATGATTGAAACTCAGGGGAAAGGGGCAGGAAAACTGATGGCCCGACATTTCGCATCGTCGGTTTTCTTGAATCGAGGAGGCCGATTTGAGATGCGCGTCCTGCCTCCTGAAGCCCAGTTTAGTCCGGCTTTTGGAATTACCGTTGCGGATTTTGATGGTGACGGGAAGGAGGACCTTTTCCTGGCGCAGAATTTTTTTGGAGCGGACTCCGAGTTGTCCCGTTCTGACGCGGGGAGCGGCATGGTATTGCTGGGAGACGGGCAGGGAGGATTTCGGGTGATGCCGGTGCAACAGTCAGGCCTTCGTTTGACGGGCGAACAACGAGGAAGCGCGGTGGCGGATTTCGACTCTGATGGCAGGACCGACTTGGTGGTGGGCGAGTCTCGTGGTGCAACGCGGCTTTTTCGGAATCGCTCCGGGAAGCCCGGGTTGCGGATCCAGTTGGAAGGGCCTCGTGGACTATCGGATGTTATCGGCTCCAGGATTCGTGTGGTGGATGAGCAAGGGCTGGGTCCATCGCGGGAACTGCATTCGGGATCGGGATGGCTGTCCCAGGACAGTTTGATCCCTGTGATGGGGGTGAGAGGCCGGGCCAAGGAAGTTCGGGTAACTTGGTCTGATGGTTCGCATTCGATCCACGAGGTTCAGCCGGGCCAGCGTTTTCTCAAGGTCCGCAAGCCGATCGCGGACTAGTGTGCTGTTCATGAATTGGGTGGTTTCAGAAGCTGGATCGTGTGACCTCTGCTGAATGGCCGTTTTCAGGTTCAACCGTGGTGCCTGGTCAGGGTAACCGTTCGACTTTGTAGAAGCGGATGTCCTTGGCTGAGGGATCCTGAAGTGTTGTCTCTTCGGCGGTAGCGGGTGGCGAATCCGCGATGGGGATTCACTCACCTTGGGGGAAAGCGTCGCGTGTGAAGAGGCGGTAGCGTTTGCCGGGGAGGCTGAGGAATCGCACAGCGCCACCCCCGGCGTTCACTTCCACCGAGAGAATCTTGAACACGCTGGAAGCCTGTTGGGGATCTGTGCCGGAGGCGTATTCGTGGGCGTTGTCGGCGCCATCGCCGTCGGGGTCCGCGGCGGGCGATGCTTCCGGGGCGGTGAAACGTGGGAAGTGGAGTCGTTGATATTCGTCCGGGAAGCCATCGAAGTTGTCGTCGCGGGATGCGGGTTGAATATCGAGAAAACCGTGGGCCGCGGACCAAGAACCGTCCGGCCATTCGACGAGCAGGGAACGCATGCCGGGAACGGCGTTGGGATCGATTTGGATGAGGGCGGATCTTCCCCGCAGGTTTCCTCCGGCATCCATTTGAGTGGGGCCGACGCGGATGCCGGTCCCGGTAACGCGCAAGACACCTCCGACCACCGGGAACTCCGGGGAAAAGACACCCACGACGAGGTTCGATTGTCCAGGTCGCGCCAAGGCCGCCAAGGCTGAATGGAAGATGGGATCCTGGGAGGAGCCCGGAATGCGGATACTGGTGATTCGGGGGGAAGGAGAGGAAGAAATCGCTTCGAAGTCTGCACCGAGGGTTGTTCCAGGCAAGAGTTGAAGGTTGGTTCGAACGACGGGGGCGAACTGGGTTTGAATCGCATTCGTGAGGAAGTAGGTCGAAAGATCGCGTCCTCGCGCGAGAAACTGGCTGGCATCATTCGGGTCGAGGGGAAAGATCCTGGCTTGGTAGGTTCCGGGGTCGAGCCCGGCCATCTCGAAGGTTCCGTCGATGCGCGTGGGATTGGCGGCGACGAGA comes from Verrucomicrobiota bacterium and encodes:
- a CDS encoding PEP-CTERM sorting domain-containing protein, encoding MKKLLTVAALLVVAYATQAQGTVNFNNKTGGVDSPVFDVGGTTKLAGPAFLAGLYEGDTLLGATAPFRTGTGAGYWNPAPDSSRATSVAPGANATLTVRAWEASGGANYAAALSAGKKTGKSDAVTVATGGAGSPPSLPAVLTGLKSFSLVPEPSTIALGALGAAVLLFRRRK
- a CDS encoding matrixin family metalloprotease, whose protein sequence is MSKSTRAYAWFVFLALLLLLRPMPVLAYVLDQTTPGNPLRWPFDQPNLVHTNSLNPSTHAIRYHIASDAWSAAHRSEEIESVRASFDQWQAIPGVAIRFEFAGLVPPETPLHTSDHTNLVYWTREDKFVNGGRDDIRFSLALTYLSSTNGVIHEADIVLNGRTYSWFTNPLETSPNRIFVESTMLHEIGHLLGLDHSPAGGATMFPNGGDGIDAYLGLSSDDIAAARALYGRETDRTRRSSLHGRVTLRGEPLPGAVVALEDIHGNLVAANPTRIDGTFEMAGLDPGTYQARIFPLDPNDASQFLARGRDLSTYFLTNAIQTQFAPVVRTNLQLLPGTTLGADFEAISSSPSPRITSIRIPGSSQDPIFHSALAALARPGQSNLVVGVFSPEFPVVGGVLRVTGTGIRVGPTQMDAGGNLRGRSALIQIDPNAVPGMRSLLVEWPDGSWSAAHGFLDIQPASRDDNFDGFPDEYQRLHFPRFTAPEASPAADPDGDGADNAHEYASGTDPQQASSVFKILSVEVNAGGGAVRFLSLPGKRYRLFTRDAFPQGE